The sequence ATGGTAAATATAGAGACTCGGAATCCATTCcgttattttgaaatattacAATATTAAGCTTAGTATCATGCATAAGATTCAAATTCAAACTACATGCCTATTATTGTAATAGCATTAACATGGGATATAGTATTTGGCTGACACCATTTTATTATGCATCCCAAGTTAATTGAAAGGCCCCACACATACGAGAAAATAAAGCATTACAAATGCACAAACAAACTGAGATAATACTTAGGTAGGTACTCACTAGTGAGAATTACATATACTCATTTTTTGATTTGGCCCAATTAAAAGACGACATATGTTTCTTgtttttaaaacaataaaacatgtGCTGAATTGTTATTAGGCCAAATCTGAAAAGTGAGTATGTAAAATACTCAGTAGTGAGTACCCAAACATTATCTAACAAACTTAGGCATGTCCTGAAGTGGGTTTTGCTTCTTCGGCATGTTCTAAAGTGAGTATTGCCTTAACAATTGGGGAAGTGTCCTTGCCAGTTTCCATGATTGACACGCATCCATTCGATTTGTGCTTTAGGTTCGCACGAACTGTCCTAAATTCTTTATAGATTTCGTCCCAAGCAGTATCAAAGCCGCCAGCTTTGCGAACCTCTGTATAGACCTGCAATTACGTACATATTGCAAGTATTTAAGAGATATCAAATGTGTTTAGCTTCCCTTAATCGTTattgtacataatatatattattgttAAGGTTGTTTAGATATAAGTCCATACAACTCATACATACCTCATATAAAAACCCACCTATAaataagggtaaaagactgtttactaccctcatgtttcgtggttttcaacatttagtacatcaagttttttttttgtctcagattcatacctaaaatgtaaattttgggacagtctcatacatccggtagtcaaactgttaagtctcccgttaattgtgacgtaacgcccatgtggacactgactaggcgccacgtgtcatccacatttttttttcttacttcttccttcttccttcttcttcttcttcctccgactgcaacttttttttttcctccttctccttcttccttcctccttcttccttccccttcttccttcgtcttcttcttcctccgaatctgaagaagtttttttttttctttcttcttcttcctccttcttccttcgaaATCTGCCcggattcagtttttttttttcttctttcttcttctttcttcttcttcctcattcttcctcattcttcctcttctacctcttcttcctcttcttcctcttcttcctctgactgcaactttttttttttgagaaacttgaaataggtccaattttacAAGTCTCTTTTGATATGGGTCCAATTTTGTACTTACTTTTGATTTAGCTCCAATTTTGGAGCCTAAAATTGTGTACTTACTTTTGATTTAGCTCCAATTTTGGACCTATATCAAAAGAGACTTATAAAATTGGACCCATATCAAAgtagcccttttttttttcttcctcttcttctccttcttccttcctccttcttccttcccattcttctccttcttcttcttcatcttcctcaaaaaaaaaaaaaaaaaaaaaccttcatcttccccagattcggaggaaggggaaggaagaaggaggaaggaagaaggagaaggaggaagaaaaaaaaaagttgtagtcggaggaagaagaagaagaagaaggaagaagaaggaggaaggaggaagaagaagaaagaagaaaaaaaaaaactgaatctgggcagattcggaggaagaagaagaagaagaagaagaagaggaaggaggaaggaggaaggagaaggaagaaggaggaagaaggaggaagaaggaggaagaagaagaaaaaaaaaaaaaaaaaacttccccagattcggaggaaagagaagaagaatgagaaggagaaggaagaagatggaagaaggggaagaaggggaaggaagaaggaggaaggaagaatgaggaggaagaaaaaaaaaagttgtagtcggaggaagaaaaagaagaagaaggaagaagaaggaggaagaagaagaaaaaagaaaaaagaaaaaagaaaaaacgaaaaaaagaaaaaaagaaaaaactgaatctgggcagattcggaggaagaagaagaagaagaagaagaggaagggagaaggaggaaggagaaggaagaagaagaaaaaaaaaacaaaaacttccccagattcggaggaagaagaagaagaaggagaaagagaaggaagaaggggaagaaggaagaaggagaaggaggaagaaaaaaaaaagttgcagtcggaggaagaagaagaagaagaaggaagaagaaagaagaaggaaaaaaaaaacatggatgaCACATGGCGCCCAGTCAGTGTCCACATGgacgccacgtcacagttaacgtgagacttaacagtttgactaacggatgtatgagattgtcctaaaatttacactttaggtatgaatctgagacgaaaaaaacttgatgtactaaatgttgaaaaccatgaaacatgagggtaataaacagtcttttaccctataaATAAACATCCagtaaaaactcaaaatttaaataacttgccacataagaaaataagtaACCTATTAATATAAGTTATTTACAATTTATGCCACAACTTTCTATAACTGTTCTCATACAACCATTATTAGCCAACCATTATGGCTAACGTTTTTAGCAATTTCTTTTATCAGTCTAataataaactaatataattcATTACCGTATCTCTTAACTATATAACTTTAGATAAATTACTTTGCGAACaaagaaacatatatataatagtaAAACATAAATAGTAGGTAAATTATattcatacaaaaacaaaattgtagatacaaaaacaaaattaaatagtaGGTACATTATGACTCCACAAATTTGATACGATAGATAAATTATGGTAAAAATTTATAGttggccaaaaaaaaattataggtaCATTATTTTATTGATAAATATCTTAAAAGATAGACTATTtcactaaaaaaatatatttaaattgaaAAATGTTGTTAAGATTAAGAAAACTTTCCAAATTAATTCCCCTGTCAAATTAGAAGCAAATTTTATGGAGTGAGAGAAACATGAATCAACCAAATTAATTACAAAACGTGGAAATCCTGAATTCTCATATAACATGCAATGCATTTAGAATATTagtgccttttttatttttttatttttgtaaaatcattaatcCTCCTGAAAATCTGCATATGTTTAATTGTGCACATTAAGCATGCAAAAGGGTATTTTAGGcattcaaaaaatttaaaatgcgTAAAGttaaacataattaatgaatttgcttgcGTGGAGTCTAGTCATTGGATTTTATTCGAGTAAAAAAGTTATGTAGGGTTTTATatgaaagaaattaaatttgagaggttaaagtcatatttatatttaaataatatattatcgTTAATATATCAAAAAAGAGGCATTAATACTCACCGTGTTGTCATAGCGAATCGTGTTCCATGGGTTGCTCCAAGACAACATCCAGTCGCAGTCGTCGCTAACATTATTTAGGCCTCGATACACAACAGCAGCATTGGACCCAGAAGGATCTCCGGCAATTTTGACGTGCAGAAACGCACCCCACTGACCATTTGCAATCTGTGGTGGGTATTGGCACGTCTTCCAGATCTCCCCAAACCAATCTTTCTTATAAGCATATCTTATGGTGTCCCCAGTTGCATTGTAAACAAGGCAGAGTGTGGCGACTCCGTCGCCAGACTGCTCCTTCAGTTTCTCCACATATGTTCGAGCGTTGAGGCTCTTCTCACCGACATCTTTCATACTCAATGCCATGCGTGCCCTGTTTAATCTTGTTCTTTGATACTCCGGCATCCTACTCAAAGTTTCATTGTTGATGGCGTCGCCAAAAACGTTATCGGCCATCTCTACACTGAACTTGattaattctctctctctctctctctctctcgattttTCTCTGGTGCATTTTTATAAGAGGTAATGCATATTTATATAATCTCATGAACAAGGATGTTGACCAAAAGGAAAAGTCTGAAATGTCccttgagaaaagaaaaagaaataaaggtCACGCTCTCATGATGGAGAAATTTTCAATATAATAGGGAAGAGACCAGTACACTAAGTGTCATAACATAATTTGAGAaaagtttaattgtttatgtgtCTAACCACTTTCATTATTACACTtagtggaatttttttttcaatatatcGGGAACACGGTCCAATACACCAAATGTCATAATAAAAGTggttatatataatttttttggaaGTATCCAACTacttttattataaaatttggtGTACCAAACCGTGTTGCTTACTCAATTGCCTCATAGAAAAAGTGTCTCACTCGAATAGAATAGGCAAACCAAGTGGAGGGAATGGTTTATTGTtcgggaactttaacgaaaaactacatttttacactaaaaagtcaattctggtactattcactttaccctttattctgtctttatcgttaaaactcaaagttttcaagtcattttcattatttttcctttattttttctttgtcactaCACTTATTTTATGACATGTGAAGTACCCACTTGAATACTAGTCACTTGGAAGTATTTTGTCCACCAATAAGACGGATTGAACTTTTCCCAGGATGTTCAGATGGACAAACAAATGTTAGCATTGGTAAAAGATGATAGACAAATAACTCgagtatttatttttttctatttcacGTTCATTAACTCAACATGATAAAACTCGGATGACATCATCCTTTGATGCATCATCCCGTCTCAACACATTACCCTCGAGGCTGGCTGGAGAACTACATTTGGCCCACTAGTATCCTGTCTTGATCGGCCGAGGTGGAGAAACAATTCTCATATAGTTGAGAACTAGTAGCGATGCTGCAGGTATGGAGTAGTATTTATATACACATAGAAATCTATTTATGACTGTATGGATTGCTAAttttgttgtgattgttgtcaGAGTATGATGAAAAATGCATATAGTAAGCCTATTTTACCTAATGATAACCAAAGTATACAGGTGCAGTTGATTTTAAGTTGTCAATGGAAGAAAATACCTGGAGTTGGAGATAAACTTGGTGAAAGAAGAAATCTTCAAGCTGCAAACAAATTGATCCTGGTTTTTGTCACAGAATGTCCTTTCATCAGAGAAAATTATAGCAAAACTTttaaaaccaaacaaaattgTGTGAAATGATTAGGAAAGCATAATTTTTCTAGACTATGCgaagaaataaaatttaaattaaaaaaaaagtgagttCAAATAGAACTATATATAGGTACATTGAGCAGATAATCTTATTTAATGACAGTGTTTTAATTTATCATAGGTTTTTTTGTTACCAAAATTTACCAATTCgaatcaaattcatcaaaaaagtATGTATGCTTTTTCGTTAACTTGTACGTACATTTGtgaataattaaagaaaaactgCAGTTTAAAAATCTCTCTTCTTCAACAGAATTTTGTAGGTGGATATAGGTATTTTGATTTTGTAGAAGCAAGTTGGATAATGTGTAAACATACATAGATTATCATGCTGAGAAAATAAGTCTATCTTCTATAGAATAAACTATAATTTTAAGAAATTTAATTACCATTTCATTCAAGAGTATAAAGTTTGAACGCCCTAAATTTTGTGGAAGCTCAACACCTGAAATATGAATAGTGACAAAAAGGGCTCAATTGTTGAGAAacatttgtaaaaaataaaaaaataaaaaaatagaggaaaaaaaagaaaatctgtaGTATCATTTATGGTTAAGATACATATATTTACAAagataaactttttttttttttttgaacaacctGATAAACTTTGTCTCACCTTGAAGAGAACAACAAGTAACCATGCCAAATTGCCTGATGTcacttttccaaaaaaaaattgcctgaTGTCATAGACTTAAATATTTATTGTTGTGTTCATACTTTCAAAGTATCCAAACATAGTACatgaagatattaaattaatttttttttaaatgaatagaAGAACACCAATAAATTCTTAATACAGAGAGctaaataaattatatatactaaaactggGTTGGGAATGACACTGTTCATTAATAGTGCCGGGACGGAAATGCCCCTTGCTTGGTTTGTGTTTTGGCGTTGTTCTGCCTCTTTTCTACATTGAAATGTCGGCTTTGCCCATGATTGATGGGTGTTTTTCGACTGGCCGAATTGCCCTTCGGGGTTTTAATGGGTTCTCATTGTTTTCGAGGGTTGGTGCAGGGAGAAGGTGGGAATTGCATCTGCCACATGTTGATCATCGTCCATGGTTGGTGGGTGTTTTTTGACTGCCCGAATTGCCCTTTGGGTTTTTAATGGGTTGTCATTGTTTTCGAGGgatacatatttatatatactaaaacccaaaccgaTGGTTACTGTTTTAGGGCAGTGTGCGGACGAAAATGCCCCTCAAGTTAGTCTTCAGCAGTTACTTTTTGTCTTTGTTGTACAGTAAAATCCCGAATTTACCCTTTCTATTCACCCGTTCCTCCATCTGTGGAGTCTTTCTTTTAgtctttttttaattctttaaaCCTAGCTGGTGGGCagacaaaaaatattaaaaaaatgtgattAAAATCGGACCATGTGGTTTGTGgcacaacaaacaataaaaatctATACCTTCCTAATTTTTTAAACCCACTAAAACCCAAACCGATGGTTACTGTTCTAGGGCAGTGTGCGGACTAAAATGCCCCTCAAGTTAGTCTTCAGCAGTTACTTTTTGTCTTTGTTGTACAATAAAATCCCGAATTTGCCTTTCTATTCACCCGTTCCTCCATCTGTGGAGTCTTTCTTTTAgtctttttttaattctttaaaCCTAGCTGGAGGGCagacaaaaaatattaaaaaaatgtgattAAAATCGGACCATGTGGTTTGTGgcacaacaaacaataaaaatctATACCTTCCTAATTTTTTAAACCCATGCACAGCTGATGGGAAgagcaaaaaaatattttaaaaatgtgaTTAAGACCGGGCCACATGGTTTGTGGcacaagaaacaataaaaatttatatcTTCTTAATTTTTGAATCCCATGTATAGCCGGCGGGAATaccaaaaaaacattaaaaaatgtGATACACAGTGAATTTAACAGAAGGAGGCTGGAAAAGTTGGGCCTCTCTTACCACGTGTTGGTCATCGTGAGGTTTGCTTTTCTCGCTCTATACACAGCCTGCTTTTTGTTTCGTTGTTCCGCTTCCCATACCCATTTCTGCTCTTCTATTGTTCCGTTTCCAACCTCTTCTTAGCTTTTTCTTTCCGTTCGCTTCTCTCTCTCCATTCTCACCTTCTGCTTTTTTTCTCTTCCACGCCAGTGTTGTTCCATTGATTTTTGCGTTTTTTCCAGTGTatctgatttaatttttttcggtGGTTTTCGATTTGCAGATggattttttctttaaattttcttttttttcattttggggGTTTGATATGTGCACTTATTTGGTTTCAGGAAACGCTCATGTCCCAATTTTGGGGCTCATGTCCCAATTTTGGGGCTTATATAGGTACATTGAGCAGATAATCTTATTTAATGACAGTGTTTTAATTTATCATAGGTTTTTTTGTTACCAAAATTTACCAATTCgaatcaaattcatcaaaaaagtATGTATGCTTTTTCGTTAACTTGTACATACATTTGtcaataattaaagaaaaactgCAGTTTAAAAATCTCTCTTCTTCAACAGAATTTTGTAGGTGGATATAGGTATTTTGATTTTGTAGAAGCAAGTTGGATAATGTGTAAACATACATAGATTATCATGCTGAGAAAATAAGTCtatcttttatagaataaactATAATTTTAAGAAATTTAATTACCATTTCATTCAAGAGTATAAAGTTTGAACGCCCTAAAATTTGTGGAAGCTCAACACCTGAAATATGAATAGTGACAAAAAGGGCTCAATTGTTGAGAAacatttgtaaaaaataaaaaaataaaaaaatagaggaaaaaaaaagaaaatctgtaGTATCATTTATGGTTAAGATACATATATTTACAAagataaacttttttttttttttttttgaacaacctGATAAACTTTGTCTCACCTTGAAGAGAACAACAAGTAACCATGCCAAATTGCCTGATGTCacttttccaaaaaaaattgcCTGATGTCATAGACTTAAATATTTATTGTTGTGTTCATACTTTCAAAGTATCCAAACATAGTACAtgaagatattaaattatttttttttaaatgaatagaAGAACACCAATAAATTCTTAATACAGAGagctaaataaatatatgtctAAGCGTGAAGAGAACAACAAGTAACCATGCCAAATTGCCTGATGTcacttttccaaaaaaaaaaaatgcctgaTGTCATAGACTTAAATATTTATTGTTGTGTTCATACTTTCAAAGTATCCAAACATAGTACAtgaagatattaaatttaattttttttaaatgaatagaAGAACACCAATAAATTCTTAATACAGAGAGCTAAATAaatagggatgtgctatccacacacctctttttacttctcttacaccccttgttaatttatgtcctttgatcttcttcaattcatccgatccgacggccgaaaattaaaagggtgtgagagaagtaaaaatgggtgtgtggatatcacatcccaatAAATATATGTCTAAGCGTGAAGAGAACAACAAGTAACCATGCCAAATTGCCTGATGTCATAGACTTAAATATTTATTGTTGTGTTCATACTTTCAAAGTATCCAAACATAGTACAtgaagatattaaatttaattttttttaaatgaatagaAGAACACCAATAAATTCTTAATACAGAGagctaaataaatatatgtctAAGCTTGTATGGGTTTTTAAATTTGATCGAATAGATGTAGAATTTAGGTTTGAAAGTAAATAAATGTACATCATAGATTTCAAACTGCAATATAATATTGATTAATGtgaacaaaagtaaaaaaataaaaaatttaaaatatatgaaattgagGACTTACTTGGATTGATAATTTACATAATGTCAGTTCACCGCTGTACTTTCATGAACAACATAAATggttaattatacaatttaagACAATGAAGAGACAAATTGGTACATCATTTCCCAAAATGTGATGAAATGATGTTTAAAGATTATAAAactacgtaaaaaatcacaaaccgCGCACCATGTGTATTAAGACGATGGGCAAATTTTATAAAACTTATCACCAAATGAAAATAATAGAGTTTTGTCCACATGCTAGACTTGAAAATTCGTTATACGTGAGGGGGCGTATTAGAGTATCAAACCCACATTGAGAAAATGAAGGATTCTAccccccatattgccaattagttttacgATAGAACGACTACTATAGAAAAGTGTTTTCCCGATAACACTTGTTTCCTAGGATACTATAACCACGTCTTTATCATAGTAGAGAGTATCAATTTTAGATAAGGGGGACTTTGCATATGTTTATAAGTAATTGGGCTATTCCTTATATtactaattggttttatggtggaacctcaagtTTCTTCATGGTAACAAAGCAAGTTGTCATGTGCTCTACGTCACTTGATTTGTGATGTACACGTGCTAgacttgaaaattcaccacacgTGAGGAGACGTGTTGAGATTATTAGTCCCACATCGGAGAAATGAAGGACCTTGCATGTGCTAATAAGTAGTTGAGCTACTCCGTATATTACAATTGTTTTTTTAATCAAGTCACTACTACTAAAAAGTGTTTTCTCGATGAAATACAAATCGTCACCTAAAACCCTTATGTACTCGGGCAAAATTCGAGATGCAAAAATTTGCGCAACGAAAAATATAACTTCGCAGCGGAATCAGAAGTAATTTTCAAATGCAACATCttcaaaattataattttagttattttaattaggCAGAACatcaaaattataattttagttattttaattaggCAGAACATCAGGCAACCAGtttccccctccccctcccccaaCCCCAACCCCAACCCACCCACCAAGCCCTGTGGATTCCCGCATAAATTCGCTTACCTAAAAAATTTGAGGCACATTTGAACATTGAGACCATAATTATCACAACTACATTTAACATTGAGAAAATAACTATCATAACCACATTTAACATTGAAAACATAAATTTTTCCAAGTCTTGCGCAATGAACACAAACATCTAACCTTCAAGAAAAAGTAATGTGTAGACCAAATTTTAAGatcaaatttacaaatcatatgacgtgtcaccagtatgtttaatttaaatgctCATTCATTgcttatacatatcaattaaagactcggAAATATCATTATTTTTTCAGTCTCATACTGACAAGGTTAATAAATAACGAAAAAACCTCACTATTTATATGAAAGTACTTTAAAAGTTTAGATAGAAGGAAAACGAAACTCATCATTAATCTACTTGTAGACCTAGAGTTTTTTGGTTCCCTTCTctcgatacaaaataaattagtttttccgtatttctaaattattgagtttgaagt is a genomic window of Malus domestica chromosome 09, GDT2T_hap1 containing:
- the LOC103411543 gene encoding 23 kDa jasmonate-induced protein-like; translation: MADNVFGDAINNETLSRMPEYQRTRLNRARMALSMKDVGEKSLNARTYVEKLKEQSGDGVATLCLVYNATGDTIRYAYKKDWFGEIWKTCQYPPQIANGQWGAFLHVKIAGDPSGSNAAVVYRGLNNVSDDCDWMLSWSNPWNTIRYDNTVYTEVRKAGGFDTAWDEIYKEFRTVRANLKHKSNGCVSIMETGKDTSPIVKAILTLEHAEEAKPTSGHA